In the Burkholderia glumae LMG 2196 = ATCC 33617 genome, one interval contains:
- a CDS encoding DMT family transporter — protein sequence MDHLLVALVLFSALLHAVWNAFLHVSEDRVIQLGTMALPYLAAGAAGALWLPAPAPGAWPCIAASATLELGYCLALLRAYRSGEFSQIYPIARGSSPLLIALLALPALGERPSAWGLAGIVLVSLGIMSLGLRRGLRLSGESVPYAVLTGVFIAAYSVVDGIGVRLAGNSLSYVCWVYLLWNLPQFALVCALRGGPRRLLASRATLWRGVGAGTCALGAYAIVTLAYRHLPVASVSALRETSSIFAIGIGWFALRERPTARRLAACVMVAAGAVLIRM from the coding sequence ATGGATCATCTGCTGGTCGCCCTCGTCCTGTTCTCCGCGCTGCTGCATGCGGTCTGGAACGCGTTTCTGCATGTCAGCGAGGATCGCGTGATCCAGCTCGGCACCATGGCGCTTCCCTATCTGGCGGCGGGTGCGGCCGGCGCGCTGTGGCTGCCGGCGCCGGCGCCCGGCGCGTGGCCCTGCATCGCCGCCTCGGCGACGCTCGAACTCGGCTATTGCCTCGCGCTGCTGCGAGCCTACCGCAGCGGCGAATTCAGCCAGATCTACCCGATCGCGCGCGGCAGCTCCCCGCTGCTGATCGCGCTGCTGGCGCTGCCCGCGCTCGGCGAGCGGCCGTCGGCCTGGGGGCTCGCCGGCATCGTGCTGGTCTCGCTCGGCATCATGTCGCTCGGGCTGCGGCGCGGCCTGCGGCTGTCCGGCGAGAGCGTGCCCTACGCGGTGCTCACCGGCGTGTTCATCGCCGCCTACTCGGTGGTGGACGGCATCGGCGTGCGGCTCGCCGGCAATTCGCTGTCGTACGTCTGCTGGGTCTATCTGCTCTGGAACCTGCCGCAGTTCGCGCTCGTCTGCGCGCTGCGCGGCGGCCCGCGGCGGCTGCTGGCGTCGCGCGCCACGCTCTGGCGCGGCGTGGGCGCCGGCACCTGCGCGCTCGGCGCCTATGCGATCGTCACGCTCGCGTACCGGCATCTGCCGGTGGCCAGCGTGTCGGCGCTGCGCGAGACGAGCTCGATCTTCGCGATCGGCATCGGCTGGTTCGCGCTGCGCGAGCGCCCCACCGCGCGGCGGCTCGCAGCCTGCGTGATGGTAGCTGCCGGGGCCGTGCTGATCCGGATGTGA